One Tachyglossus aculeatus isolate mTacAcu1 chromosome 18, mTacAcu1.pri, whole genome shotgun sequence DNA segment encodes these proteins:
- the LOC119940025 gene encoding olfactory receptor 6C74-like, which produces MRNHTQVTEFILLGLTDDPDLQVVIFFYMSASYILSVTGNLTIVILTLLDSRLYTPMYFFLRCFSFLEICVTSACIPRFLAAIVTEDRAISYNCCATQLFFMILLGVTEFFLLAAMSYDRYVAICLPLHYATVMSQRLCTLLVLCSWLTGFLFIFPPLILGLQLDFCGPKDIDHFFCDISPMLLLSCSDTGFLELMAFILSMGTQLVTLVLVAVSYTAITRAILRLPSAQQRKKAFSTCSSHMVVVSITYGSCIFMYIKPSAKDRVDLNKGVAVLYTSVVPMMNPFIYTLRNQQVKQAIRDLVHRIEFSTKG; this is translated from the coding sequence ATGAGGAATCACACGCAAGTGACTGAATTCATCCTCCTAGGGCTCACTGATGACCCGGACTTGCAAGTGGTGATTTTCTTCTACATGTCTGCCTCCTACATACTGAGTGTCACCGGCAACCTGACCATCGTCATCCTCACCCTGCTGGACTCCCGCCtctacacccccatgtatttcttcctgcgctgcttctccttcctggagatctgcGTCACCTCCGCCTGCATTCCTAGATTCCTGGCTGCCATTGTCACCGAGGATAGGGCAATTTCCTACAACTGCTGTGCAACTCAGCTATTTTTCATGATACTCTTGGGAGTgaccgagttcttcctcctggctgccatgtcctatgaccgctatgtagCCATCTGCCTGCCGCTGCACTACGCGACCGTCATGAGCCAGAGACTCTGCACCCTACTTGTCCTCTGCTCCTGGTTAACCGGGTTCCTGTTCATCTTTCCTCCTCTTATCCTTGGCCTCCAACTGGACTTCTGTGGCCCGAAAGACattgaccatttcttctgtgacatctcccctatgctcctgctctcctgctcaGACACCGGAttcctggagctgatggctttcATCTTGTCCATGGGGACACAGCTGGTCACCTTGGTGTTAGTGGCCGTGTCCTACACGGCCATTACCCgcgccatcctgagactgccctccgctcagcagaggaaaaaggctttttccacctgctcctcccacatggtcgtggtctccatcacatacgggagctgcatctttatgtacatcaaaccgtctgccaaggacagggtggactTAAACAAGGGTGTGGCCGTGCTCTACACTTCTGTGGTCCCCAtgatgaaccccttcatctacaccctaCGGAAtcagcaggtcaagcaggccatcAGGGACCTGGTGCACCGAATTGAATTTTCCACCAAGGGGTGA